One genomic region from Streptomyces venezuelae encodes:
- a CDS encoding acyl-CoA thioesterase yields MTEQGDIPGKPTSASRTTLSHIMTSHDTNLLGTVHGGVIMKLVDDAAGAVAGRHSGGPAVTASMDEMAFLEPVRVGDLLHVKAQVNWTGRSSMEVGVRVMAERWNESTPATQVGSAYLVFAAVDADGKPRRVPQVVPETEQDKRRNQEAQIRRTHRLARRQAIKDLRERRAAEGYED; encoded by the coding sequence ATGACAGAACAGGGCGATATCCCCGGCAAGCCCACCTCGGCCTCCCGCACCACACTCAGCCACATCATGACGAGCCACGACACCAACCTCCTCGGTACGGTGCACGGTGGCGTGATCATGAAACTGGTGGACGACGCGGCCGGCGCCGTCGCGGGCCGGCACTCGGGCGGCCCGGCGGTCACCGCCTCGATGGACGAGATGGCCTTCCTGGAGCCGGTCAGGGTCGGCGACCTGCTGCACGTGAAGGCCCAGGTCAACTGGACCGGCCGGTCGTCCATGGAAGTCGGCGTACGGGTCATGGCCGAGCGCTGGAACGAGTCCACGCCCGCCACCCAGGTCGGCTCGGCCTATCTGGTCTTCGCGGCCGTCGACGCGGACGGCAAGCCGCGGCGCGTCCCGCAGGTCGTCCCGGAGACGGAGCAGGACAAGCGCCGCAACCAGGAGGCCCAGATCCGCCGCACCCACCGTCTGGCCCGCCGCCAGGCGATCAAGGACCTCCGCGAACGCCGGG